Proteins from a genomic interval of Arthrobacter sp. CAN_C5:
- a CDS encoding FadR/GntR family transcriptional regulator has translation MNSPPDPRHLVRAPRPRLYEQLVEQILVYIEEAQLGPGDLLPAERILADQLGVSRATLAQALVALEVLGIIDVQHGTGAVLVYRPSLATVIRKLREHQSRLPEIAEARSTLEVKLAALAAERRTPEDLVAIDAALDAMSGEIDGGDRGTHGDELFHQAVTAAAHSPVLGQLMAFIAEMVLETRIESLGQPGRPEQSLKSHRVIAEAIRSQDASAAAAAMQSHIDLVSDVALLK, from the coding sequence ATGAACTCACCGCCCGATCCACGGCATCTGGTTCGCGCACCACGGCCACGACTGTATGAACAGCTGGTGGAGCAGATTCTCGTCTACATCGAGGAAGCCCAGCTGGGACCTGGCGACCTACTACCAGCCGAGCGCATCCTCGCCGACCAGCTGGGAGTGTCGAGGGCCACACTGGCGCAGGCGCTGGTGGCCCTGGAGGTGCTGGGCATCATTGATGTGCAACATGGGACGGGTGCCGTGCTGGTCTACCGGCCTTCCCTGGCGACGGTGATCAGGAAACTGCGTGAGCACCAGTCCCGGCTGCCCGAGATTGCGGAGGCCCGCAGCACGCTAGAGGTCAAGCTAGCCGCGCTGGCAGCTGAGCGGCGCACCCCTGAGGATCTGGTGGCGATCGACGCTGCATTGGACGCCATGTCAGGGGAGATCGACGGCGGAGATCGGGGGACGCACGGGGATGAGCTGTTCCATCAGGCGGTGACCGCGGCAGCCCACTCCCCCGTGCTGGGGCAGCTGATGGCGTTCATTGCCGAGATGGTGCTGGAAACGCGGATTGAGTCGTTAGGCCAGCCGGGCCGGCCTGAACAGTCGTTGAAGTCTCATCGGGTCATTGCCGAGGCGATCCGTTCGCAGGACGCGTCTGCGGCGGCAGCTGCGATGCAGTCGCACATCGATCTGGTGTCGGATGTCGCGCTCCTGAAGTAG
- a CDS encoding DNA alkylation repair protein, with protein MTATTSAATRDEVLAELALLEDPKIKAVNERHGDDHAVNLGKLRAVAKTLKTQHDLARDLWASDDTAARLVALLICRPKAFDRDELDSMLREARAPKVHDWLVNYVVKKSPHAEDLRITWSADPDPIVASAGWALTSERVIKNPDAIDLPALLDVIEAEMKDAPDRLQWAMNHCLAMIGIEHSAYRARALAIGERLEVLKDYPTSPNCTSPFAPNWINEMVSRQVGK; from the coding sequence ATGACGGCAACCACATCGGCTGCGACTCGTGACGAAGTACTCGCCGAACTCGCCTTGCTCGAAGACCCGAAGATCAAAGCAGTGAACGAGCGGCACGGTGACGATCACGCGGTCAATTTGGGAAAGCTGCGTGCCGTCGCAAAGACACTCAAGACCCAACATGATCTTGCCCGTGACCTCTGGGCTTCCGATGACACGGCTGCACGACTGGTAGCTCTGCTGATCTGCCGCCCGAAGGCTTTTGACCGAGACGAGTTGGACTCTATGCTGCGCGAAGCCCGCGCACCCAAGGTGCACGACTGGCTGGTAAACTATGTGGTCAAAAAGAGTCCTCATGCCGAAGACCTCCGGATAACCTGGTCAGCGGATCCTGACCCGATCGTCGCAAGCGCGGGCTGGGCGCTGACTTCGGAACGAGTGATTAAGAACCCAGATGCTATCGATCTGCCGGCGTTGCTCGATGTCATCGAAGCGGAGATGAAAGACGCGCCGGACCGACTGCAATGGGCCATGAATCATTGTCTGGCCATGATCGGTATTGAACACTCCGCGTATCGTGCCCGTGCACTCGCTATTGGTGAGCGCCTGGAGGTGCTCAAGGACTATCCCACTTCCCCGAACTGCACCTCGCCGTTCGCGCCGAATTGGATCAATGAGATGGTGAGCCGACAGGTGGGCAAATAA
- a CDS encoding alpha-amylase family protein, whose protein sequence is MRITDTSDLWWKNAVIYCLDIETFCDSNGDGIGDFAGAAQRLDYLAELGVTCVWLMPFYPSPQRDDGYDVVDFYGVDERLGTLGDVVEFIRTAKDRGMRVIADLVVNHTSDEHPWFKQARSSKDNPYRDFYVWRSDPPPDTSSEVVFPDQENSIWTKDRKTGEWYLHRFYSHQPDLNVANPAVRDEIAKAMGFWMELGLSGFRVDAVPFFLETEGIDGHTGDPHDYLRDLRRFLLRRSGDAVLLGEVNLPFEQQIEFFGDAADELTMQFDFVTMQQMYLSLARGDARPLAHTLTDRPGIDPDSQWATFVRNHDELTLDKLLDSERQEVFEAFGPEKNMQVYDRGLKRRLPPMLDGDPQRIRMVYSLLFSLPGTPVLFYGEEIGMGENLAAEGRLAVRTPMQWTHEESAGFSSAPPGKLVRPLVEGKFAQDSVNVVDARRDPTSLLGFMGSLIRRYRECPELGWGSFSLIDTPNPAVLAHRCDWEENSLFLFHNFGAEPTEVSVKLKDGDVPDGGGILTDLLQDTMADIQAGDEMQVELPAYGYRWLRVQVPEVGRLW, encoded by the coding sequence ATGCGGATCACGGACACCTCTGACCTCTGGTGGAAAAATGCTGTCATCTACTGCCTCGACATCGAAACGTTCTGCGATTCCAACGGTGACGGCATCGGCGACTTCGCCGGCGCTGCCCAGCGCTTGGACTATCTTGCGGAGCTCGGTGTCACCTGTGTCTGGCTGATGCCGTTCTACCCGTCGCCACAGCGTGATGACGGATACGACGTCGTCGATTTCTACGGGGTTGACGAGCGGCTGGGCACGCTGGGCGACGTGGTCGAGTTCATCCGCACTGCCAAGGACCGCGGGATGCGGGTTATCGCCGATCTGGTGGTGAATCACACCTCAGACGAGCACCCCTGGTTCAAGCAGGCGCGCTCTTCCAAAGACAATCCGTACCGCGACTTCTACGTATGGCGATCGGACCCGCCTCCCGACACGTCGAGTGAAGTGGTGTTCCCCGACCAGGAGAACTCAATCTGGACCAAGGACCGGAAAACCGGCGAATGGTATCTGCACCGCTTTTACTCCCACCAGCCGGACTTGAACGTGGCCAACCCGGCCGTCCGCGATGAAATCGCCAAGGCGATGGGCTTCTGGATGGAACTGGGGTTGTCCGGTTTCCGCGTCGACGCCGTTCCCTTCTTTCTGGAAACCGAGGGTATCGATGGTCACACAGGCGACCCGCACGACTACCTCCGGGACCTGCGCCGGTTCCTCTTGCGGCGGTCCGGTGACGCAGTGCTTCTGGGCGAGGTGAACCTGCCCTTCGAACAGCAGATCGAGTTTTTCGGGGATGCCGCGGACGAGCTCACCATGCAGTTCGATTTCGTCACAATGCAGCAGATGTATCTCTCGCTGGCCCGCGGCGATGCGCGGCCGCTGGCCCATACCTTGACTGACCGGCCCGGCATCGATCCCGACAGCCAGTGGGCCACGTTCGTACGCAACCATGACGAACTGACCCTGGACAAGCTATTGGATTCAGAGCGCCAGGAGGTCTTCGAAGCGTTCGGTCCGGAGAAGAACATGCAGGTCTACGACCGCGGACTCAAGCGACGGCTGCCCCCGATGCTCGACGGCGACCCGCAGCGCATCCGCATGGTCTACTCGCTCCTGTTCTCCCTGCCCGGCACCCCCGTGCTGTTCTACGGTGAGGAAATCGGGATGGGGGAGAACCTGGCCGCCGAGGGCAGGCTGGCGGTACGCACGCCAATGCAATGGACGCATGAAGAGAGTGCGGGCTTCTCCTCAGCTCCGCCGGGCAAGCTTGTTCGGCCGCTGGTGGAGGGCAAGTTCGCCCAAGACAGTGTGAATGTGGTGGATGCGCGGCGGGACCCGACGTCGTTACTGGGTTTCATGGGTAGTCTGATCCGCCGCTATCGGGAGTGTCCCGAGCTCGGGTGGGGTTCTTTCTCCCTGATCGACACACCTAATCCCGCTGTTCTTGCCCATCGCTGTGATTGGGAGGAAAACTCCCTTTTCCTCTTCCATAACTTTGGGGCCGAACCCACTGAGGTATCAGTGAAGCTCAAAGACGGCGACGTACCCGACGGTGGCGGAATCCTGACCGACCTGCTGCAGGACACCATGGCCGACATCCAAGCGGGGGATGAGATGCAGGTTGAATTGCCTGCGTACGGGTACCGCTGGCTGCGAGTCCAGGTTCCTGAGGTGGGCCGGCTCTGGTGA
- a CDS encoding DUF222 domain-containing protein, translating into MAEALDSLRPAVDVVGLIDQLRELEDLKSAIAGVQARITVAIDVSERHTQTLAGVPAAERGKGVGAQIALARRESPSRGSRLLGLARALVTEMPHTLAALHTGQLNEWRATLLVKETACLSSADRVAVDEELSADTGRFTGCGDKAVVAAVKAAAYRRDPRSVVNRAAHAVTERCVSIRPAPDTMAYLTALLPVKEAVATYATLTRHADTVRGTGDPRSRGQVMADTLVERVTGVPGGISRVELQLIMTDRALFQGDSEPARIPGYGIVPSSWARNLLQVETPTNPANSPTNSQDGSTSPATGRADSTGSGSAGGTVTGRKGQSRSGQGGSAFDVWLRRLYTAPSTGDLVAMDSRARLFTKAQRRFITARDDTCRTPYCDAPIRHIDHIIPWHRGGPTSISNGAGLCEACNHTKEHPGWTVAPVPGPRHQLKTTTPTGHTYHSTAPPLSGTGAGTGAGAGAEPGRAKPAIRLESVTLGIRRRRIRERGSPQPGAA; encoded by the coding sequence GTGGCCGAAGCCCTCGACTCGTTGCGGCCGGCTGTGGATGTGGTGGGGTTGATTGATCAGTTGCGGGAGTTGGAGGATCTGAAGTCGGCGATTGCTGGGGTGCAGGCCCGGATCACGGTCGCGATCGACGTCTCCGAACGCCACACCCAAACCCTCGCCGGGGTACCCGCCGCGGAGCGGGGCAAGGGGGTGGGGGCGCAGATCGCGTTAGCGAGGCGTGAATCCCCATCCCGCGGCAGCCGGCTCCTCGGCTTGGCGCGTGCACTGGTCACGGAGATGCCCCACACACTGGCGGCCCTTCACACCGGTCAGTTGAATGAGTGGCGGGCGACCCTGTTAGTGAAAGAGACCGCGTGCCTCAGTAGTGCTGACCGGGTAGCCGTCGATGAAGAACTATCAGCTGATACGGGTAGGTTCACCGGGTGTGGGGATAAGGCGGTCGTCGCGGCGGTGAAGGCCGCCGCGTACCGGCGGGATCCCCGGTCGGTGGTGAACCGTGCCGCCCACGCTGTCACGGAGCGGTGTGTGAGTATCCGCCCGGCACCGGACACCATGGCCTATCTGACAGCGTTGCTTCCGGTGAAGGAGGCCGTCGCCACCTACGCCACCCTGACTCGTCACGCTGACACGGTCCGGGGTACTGGTGACCCGAGGTCTAGGGGTCAGGTGATGGCCGATACCCTCGTCGAACGCGTCACCGGGGTCCCCGGGGGTATCAGCCGGGTCGAGTTGCAGCTCATCATGACCGACCGTGCCCTCTTCCAAGGCGACAGCGAACCGGCCAGGATCCCCGGCTACGGCATCGTCCCCTCCAGCTGGGCACGCAACCTCCTTCAGGTAGAAACACCGACCAACCCAGCAAACAGCCCAACAAACAGCCAGGACGGTTCAACCAGCCCGGCAACCGGTCGGGCAGATTCGACCGGGTCAGGGTCAGCTGGCGGCACTGTCACTGGGCGGAAGGGTCAAAGCCGGTCGGGGCAAGGAGGTTCGGCTTTCGATGTCTGGTTACGTCGCCTCTACACCGCACCATCGACCGGGGATCTGGTGGCCATGGATTCCAGGGCCCGGCTCTTCACGAAAGCGCAACGCAGATTTATCACCGCCCGGGATGACACCTGCCGGACCCCGTACTGCGACGCACCGATCCGCCACATCGACCACATCATCCCCTGGCACCGCGGCGGGCCAACATCGATCAGCAACGGGGCAGGACTCTGCGAAGCGTGCAACCACACCAAAGAACACCCCGGCTGGACTGTAGCCCCCGTCCCCGGACCGAGACATCAGCTCAAAACCACCACCCCCACCGGCCACACCTACCACTCCACCGCACCACCCCTATCTGGAACTGGAGCTGGAACTGGAGCTGGAGCTGGCGCCGAGCCGGGGAGAGCCAAACCAGCTATTCGGCTCGAATCCGTCACGCTAGGTATCCGACGCCGTCGGATACGGGAACGCGGAAGCCCTCAACCCGGAGCGGCCTGA
- a CDS encoding SLC13 family permease has protein sequence MSVPLLSIIILAAMFLIATLLPVNMGALAFVGAFLLGAVFLGMETDDIIANFPGGLFLTLVGVTYLFAIAQNNGTIDLLVNGAVKLVRSRVALIPWIMFIITGVITAVGALGPAAVAIMAPVALGFAAKHKISPLLMGMMVVHGAQAGGFSPIAVYGVIVNGIVADTGFDYSPLALFLSSLIFNFLIAVVLFLVLGGRKLFSARVEQFVEGAADARMRASVGARASGADVDFRGTGSGTDSLQGKATSGNDGGAVATDSQQTLAQYATIAGLIILAVVALGFKVDVGFVAITVAVALALISPRSQKGAVEKISWSTVLLICGMLTFVGVLQEAGTIEYVSDGVASLGMPLLAALLICYIGAVVSAFASSTAILAALIPLAIPFLESGEIGAIGVIAALSIASTVVDVSPFSTNGALVLANAPEGTDRDRFYKQILAYGGIIVVVGPLVAWLVLVVPGWL, from the coding sequence ATGTCCGTCCCGCTCCTCTCCATCATCATCCTGGCAGCGATGTTCCTCATTGCCACGCTGCTGCCCGTCAACATGGGCGCCCTGGCCTTCGTGGGCGCCTTCCTGCTGGGTGCAGTCTTCCTCGGCATGGAAACCGATGACATCATCGCCAACTTCCCCGGTGGTCTCTTCCTGACCCTGGTCGGGGTCACGTATCTCTTCGCGATCGCCCAAAATAACGGCACGATCGACCTCTTGGTCAACGGAGCGGTCAAACTCGTCCGCAGCAGGGTGGCCCTGATCCCGTGGATCATGTTCATCATCACCGGTGTGATCACCGCAGTCGGCGCGCTTGGCCCCGCCGCCGTGGCCATCATGGCTCCCGTTGCCCTGGGCTTCGCAGCCAAGCACAAGATCAGCCCCCTCCTGATGGGCATGATGGTGGTCCACGGTGCACAGGCGGGCGGCTTCTCGCCCATCGCCGTCTACGGCGTCATCGTCAACGGCATCGTCGCGGACACGGGCTTCGACTACAGCCCGTTGGCCCTCTTCCTCTCCAGCCTGATCTTCAACTTCCTCATCGCCGTCGTCTTGTTCCTGGTGCTGGGCGGACGGAAGCTCTTCTCCGCCCGCGTCGAGCAGTTCGTCGAAGGTGCAGCCGACGCCCGGATGCGCGCCAGCGTGGGAGCCCGCGCCTCGGGCGCCGACGTCGACTTCCGCGGTACCGGGTCCGGCACCGACTCGCTGCAGGGCAAAGCCACATCAGGGAACGACGGCGGCGCTGTCGCCACCGATTCCCAGCAGACCCTGGCACAGTACGCCACCATCGCCGGGCTGATCATCCTGGCCGTCGTCGCCCTCGGCTTCAAGGTCGACGTCGGCTTCGTCGCCATTACTGTCGCCGTCGCCCTCGCACTGATCTCGCCACGGTCCCAGAAGGGCGCGGTTGAGAAGATCAGCTGGTCCACGGTCCTGCTGATCTGCGGCATGCTCACTTTCGTCGGCGTCCTGCAGGAAGCCGGAACCATCGAGTACGTTTCCGACGGCGTGGCCAGCCTCGGCATGCCGCTGCTGGCAGCCCTGCTGATCTGCTACATCGGGGCAGTGGTCTCCGCCTTCGCCTCCTCGACAGCGATCCTGGCAGCGCTCATCCCGCTGGCCATCCCGTTCCTGGAATCCGGCGAAATTGGCGCGATCGGGGTCATTGCAGCCCTCTCGATCGCCTCCACGGTGGTCGATGTGTCGCCGTTCTCCACCAACGGCGCCCTGGTGCTCGCCAATGCACCCGAGGGCACCGACCGGGACCGCTTCTACAAGCAGATCCTTGCCTACGGCGGCATCATCGTCGTCGTCGGCCCGCTGGTCGCCTGGCTGGTCCTGGTGGTTCCGGGCTGGCTCTAA
- a CDS encoding universal stress protein, whose translation MNASKPIAVATTDNAQSQAAVRWAARRAERLKLPLVIIHVVDDRWVTEPIPWANSLLKDGEQLLENTARRVRADHQLEVTTKLLEGGVAGKLGQYSAEVSMLVVGSGSIHLGGSLTDRALQIAATADCPVAVIGAHEGDGRRGVVVGVDGSEESIQAVAFAAAEADRDGQELVVVYAVHTPNHLLDEGLLPRTLNQALEEEERVVLSETVSGVGQDFPDLTVRKVLETEREPAAALLHAAANATLLVVGSRGRGGFKRLLLGSTAHGVLHHLPCPTVVTPLHHIKHLD comes from the coding sequence GTGAATGCGTCCAAACCGATTGCCGTCGCCACCACTGACAATGCCCAAAGCCAGGCGGCGGTGAGATGGGCTGCCCGCAGGGCGGAACGCCTCAAGCTGCCGCTGGTCATCATTCACGTCGTCGACGACCGCTGGGTGACAGAACCCATCCCCTGGGCCAACAGCCTCCTCAAAGACGGCGAGCAACTGCTGGAAAATACTGCCCGGCGCGTCCGCGCGGATCATCAGCTGGAGGTCACCACCAAGCTCCTCGAAGGCGGAGTGGCCGGGAAGCTGGGACAGTATTCGGCAGAGGTATCAATGTTGGTGGTCGGCTCGGGCAGCATCCATCTGGGTGGCTCCCTCACCGACCGTGCCCTGCAGATCGCCGCCACGGCTGACTGCCCGGTAGCAGTGATTGGTGCCCACGAGGGTGATGGCCGCCGGGGAGTAGTGGTTGGTGTTGATGGGTCGGAAGAATCGATCCAGGCGGTCGCCTTCGCCGCTGCTGAGGCAGACCGGGATGGCCAGGAACTGGTAGTGGTGTACGCCGTGCATACGCCCAATCACCTGCTGGATGAGGGCCTCCTGCCCCGAACGCTCAACCAGGCCCTCGAGGAAGAGGAACGGGTGGTGTTGTCCGAGACGGTCTCCGGCGTCGGGCAGGACTTCCCTGACCTCACGGTGCGCAAGGTGCTGGAAACCGAAAGGGAACCAGCGGCCGCACTGCTGCACGCGGCAGCCAACGCGACCCTTCTGGTGGTCGGGAGCCGCGGGCGGGGCGGCTTCAAACGGCTACTGCTTGGATCGACCGCCCATGGTGTCCTGCACCATCTCCCCTGCCCCACCGTGGTGACGCCACTTCACCACATCAAGCACCTGGACTAG
- a CDS encoding flavodoxin domain-containing protein, giving the protein MRVLIAYATRHGSTAGIAQRIADRLVNDGIPAEALPVEEVRDVSVYNAVVLGSAAYMGRWLRPAAAFAKRHREALQSRQVWLFSSGPLGRSLVDKDGRSVLHSSRPKDFGELQATLNPKDARVFFGAWDPNSPVVGIGERLMRLAPASTGALPGGDFRDWDAIDVWADDIAAALKGSAGAT; this is encoded by the coding sequence ATGAGGGTCCTTATTGCGTATGCGACCAGGCACGGGTCAACTGCTGGGATTGCCCAGCGGATTGCTGACCGTCTGGTGAACGACGGCATCCCGGCAGAAGCCCTGCCGGTTGAAGAGGTTCGCGATGTCAGCGTTTACAACGCCGTCGTACTGGGCAGCGCTGCGTACATGGGACGGTGGCTCAGACCGGCGGCAGCCTTTGCAAAACGACACCGCGAAGCGCTCCAATCCCGGCAGGTCTGGTTGTTCAGCAGCGGGCCGCTCGGCCGCAGTCTCGTCGATAAGGATGGCAGGAGCGTCCTGCACAGCAGTCGACCGAAGGATTTCGGGGAGTTACAAGCAACCCTGAACCCCAAGGATGCGCGGGTTTTCTTCGGCGCCTGGGACCCTAACTCCCCCGTTGTCGGCATTGGTGAGCGCCTGATGAGGCTGGCTCCGGCCTCGACCGGGGCGCTACCCGGCGGAGATTTCCGTGACTGGGATGCTATCGACGTTTGGGCAGACGACATCGCAGCAGCGCTGAAGGGTTCCGCTGGGGCGACCTGA
- a CDS encoding pyridoxamine 5'-phosphate oxidase family protein — MAANDAVPQKSSLSADDCWHLLRAGSYGRLAVWVIDHPEIFPINYRIDRGLLVFRTGHGTKLASALGKVVAFETDGTENNRSIAWSVAVKGHANRLDRTPEILDSVGRLLVPWDAGTKDHFIGITPESLSGRRFTIAAPFSWGGQLDDATRAGLE, encoded by the coding sequence ATGGCTGCCAACGACGCCGTTCCCCAGAAATCCTCCCTGTCCGCTGATGATTGCTGGCATTTGTTACGGGCTGGCTCCTACGGTCGGCTTGCCGTCTGGGTCATCGACCACCCCGAAATATTCCCAATCAACTACAGGATCGATCGAGGTCTGCTGGTGTTCCGGACCGGTCATGGCACCAAGCTGGCCTCAGCCCTGGGCAAGGTGGTTGCCTTTGAAACGGATGGCACCGAGAACAACCGCAGCATCGCGTGGAGTGTTGCGGTCAAAGGCCACGCGAACCGGCTGGATCGCACGCCTGAGATTCTCGATTCGGTGGGTAGGCTTCTCGTCCCGTGGGATGCCGGAACAAAGGACCATTTCATCGGCATCACCCCGGAAAGCCTCAGCGGACGACGGTTCACCATCGCCGCGCCATTCTCCTGGGGTGGTCAGCTGGACGACGCTACCCGGGCCGGACTGGAGTAG
- a CDS encoding IS30 family transposase: MAQGSTLTAACDAVGVNRQTGRRWRQATGGRIPRAKPEPSGRYLCLEDRLRIADLHLAGTGVRGIAREVGRSASTVSRELHRNGPEPGPRGRGKYAPYAAQKRAELRGRRPKASKFDDLELASLVQAKLCVKWSPEQISDHLAAAFPDRAEMQVCPETIYQALYVQGRGHLRADLHQHLRTGRAMRRPRRSTAAKSSGKIPDMILISERPAEVADRAVPGHWEGDLVLGSNCRSAIATLVERQTRFTMLIHLPEDHGAIAVRDGLLAAIKTLPAHLAKSLTWDQGTELAQHRQITMATKMAIYFCDPHSPWQRGSNENTNGLLRQYFPKGTDLSVHSPQRLLEVATELNDRPRKTLGGITPAQAMERLLFEPGKPIVATTA, from the coding sequence ATGGCGCAGGGCTCCACGTTGACGGCGGCGTGTGATGCTGTGGGTGTGAATCGACAAACTGGGCGACGTTGGCGGCAAGCAACCGGTGGGCGGATCCCGCGTGCCAAGCCGGAGCCGTCGGGTCGGTACCTGTGCCTGGAGGATCGGCTGCGGATTGCCGACCTGCATCTGGCCGGGACCGGCGTGCGGGGGATCGCCCGAGAGGTGGGGCGGTCGGCCTCGACGGTCAGCCGTGAGCTGCACCGCAACGGCCCCGAACCGGGTCCGCGGGGGCGGGGGAAGTACGCTCCGTATGCTGCCCAGAAACGGGCCGAGCTCCGCGGACGCCGACCCAAGGCCAGCAAGTTTGATGACTTGGAACTGGCATCCTTAGTACAGGCCAAGTTGTGCGTGAAGTGGAGCCCCGAGCAGATCAGCGACCACCTCGCCGCGGCGTTCCCAGACCGAGCGGAGATGCAGGTGTGTCCCGAAACGATCTACCAGGCACTGTACGTCCAGGGCCGCGGTCATTTACGCGCTGACCTGCACCAACACCTGCGCACCGGCCGTGCCATGAGGCGTCCCAGACGCTCCACCGCTGCTAAGAGTTCGGGGAAGATCCCAGACATGATCCTGATCAGCGAACGGCCCGCCGAGGTCGCAGACCGCGCCGTCCCTGGCCACTGGGAAGGGGATCTGGTGCTGGGCTCAAACTGCCGCTCGGCCATCGCCACCCTCGTGGAGCGCCAGACCCGGTTCACGATGCTCATCCACCTGCCCGAGGACCATGGCGCCATCGCGGTCCGTGACGGTCTCCTGGCGGCCATCAAGACCCTCCCAGCACACCTGGCTAAGTCGCTGACCTGGGACCAGGGCACCGAGCTGGCCCAGCACCGCCAGATCACCATGGCCACGAAAATGGCCATCTACTTTTGCGACCCTCATTCACCGTGGCAGCGGGGCTCCAATGAGAACACGAACGGGTTGCTGCGCCAGTATTTCCCCAAAGGCACAGACCTGTCCGTGCACTCACCCCAGCGGCTGCTCGAAGTCGCTACCGAACTCAACGACCGGCCCCGCAAAACACTCGGCGGGATCACCCCCGCACAAGCCATGGAACGACTACTATTCGAACCAGGCAAACCCATCGTTGCAACGACCGCCTAA
- a CDS encoding alpha/beta fold hydrolase: MPHRFSTFLATVALLGGSLAGAPPAAADTLDISPPGANNWSCQPSAEHPYPVILVPGTFESMLKNWSTLSPVLAGQGYCVFALNYGTTNNIDATGPVADSAAELGSFVDAVLGATGAEKVDLVGHSQGGMMPRYYIGFLGGAKKVNHLVGIAPSNHGTEGLLVPAGDDPLLAAFDSNFLCQACSDQQAGSPFLTELNSIGDTVNGPSYTVISTKYDEVVTPYTSQFLDGRARQVTNITIQDKCALNLIEHDQAPNDPVVHRLVSHALAQDGPADPTFQPRCL; this comes from the coding sequence ATGCCGCACCGTTTTTCGACATTCCTTGCCACTGTTGCCCTGCTTGGCGGAAGCCTAGCCGGGGCGCCTCCTGCCGCAGCCGATACCTTGGACATCTCCCCGCCAGGAGCGAACAACTGGTCCTGCCAGCCGAGTGCCGAACACCCGTACCCCGTCATCCTCGTGCCCGGAACGTTCGAAAGCATGCTCAAAAACTGGTCCACGCTCTCCCCGGTCCTCGCCGGGCAGGGTTATTGCGTCTTCGCTCTCAACTACGGCACCACCAATAACATCGATGCCACCGGCCCGGTGGCTGATTCTGCCGCGGAGCTTGGTTCGTTCGTCGACGCCGTGCTGGGTGCCACCGGAGCAGAGAAGGTAGATCTGGTCGGCCACAGCCAGGGCGGCATGATGCCGCGCTACTACATCGGGTTCCTCGGCGGCGCCAAGAAGGTCAACCACCTCGTCGGAATCGCTCCCTCAAACCATGGCACCGAGGGACTACTCGTGCCCGCCGGTGACGACCCGTTGCTCGCTGCGTTTGACTCCAACTTCCTCTGCCAGGCATGTTCCGATCAGCAGGCTGGTTCACCTTTCCTGACCGAGCTGAACTCGATCGGTGACACGGTGAATGGTCCGTCCTACACGGTAATCAGCACGAAGTACGACGAGGTTGTTACGCCCTACACCAGCCAGTTCCTCGACGGGCGAGCCAGGCAGGTCACCAACATCACCATTCAGGACAAATGCGCGCTGAACCTGATCGAGCATGATCAGGCTCCCAACGATCCAGTGGTGCACCGGCTGGTGTCCCATGCTCTTGCTCAGGATGGCCCGGCGGATCCGACGTTCCAGCCACGCTGTCTGTAG